In Microbacterium sp. zg-Y818, the genomic window GCTCCGCCGTGCCATCCGGCGACTCGGCGACGATGTCGACGTGGTGCACCTTCATTCGACGTTCGCCGGCATCGCCGGGCGGCTCGGACGGGTCGCGCCGCGGGGCAGCGTCGTGGCGTACTCTCCCCATGGGTTCGCTTTCCTCCGCGAGTCCTCCTCCCGGCTCAGCAACGTCGTCGCGCTGACGCTCGAGCGGGTTCTGGAACCGCAGTGCGAGGGACTCGTGCTCGTGTCGGAGTCTGAGGATGCCGTCGCCCGTGACCGTCTGCGCGGTTCACGGCGGCATGTGCTGCGCAACGGCATACCGGTCGATGGCCTCCCTATGGCCTCGGGCGGCGCGAGCGGCCTGCCCCTCGTCGTCGCATCCGGCCGGCTGGGAGAGCAGAAGGGGCCCGACCGGTTTGCGGACATCGCCAGGGCGCTCGCCGGCCGGGCAGAGTTCGTCTGGATCGGCGACGGCTCGGCGGAAGCGCGAGAGCGCTGGATCGGGGACGCGCCGGTGAGGGTGACCGGGTGGCTTCCGCACGACCAGGTGGTCGCGCAGCTCGCGGCATCGGACGTGTTCCTCTTCCCGAGCAGGTGGGAAGGCATGCCGATCTCGCTCATGGAGGCGCAGGTGATGGGGGTCCCCGCGGTGGCCACCGACATCGTCGGCAACCGCGACGTGATCGTCGACGGTGAGACGGGCTACCTCTGCAACGACGTCGACCAGATGGCGGCGGCGGTGGCGCGGCTCATCGACGATCCCGAGGAGCGGCGCAGGCTCGCCCGACGCGCCCGCGGGGTGCAGCCGGAGCGGCTGTCGGACTCCGCGCTGGGACCGGCGTCGATCGGGATCTACCAGCGGATGCGGCAGCGGACCGCGGGGGTCAGCGCCGCAGGATGAGCACCGCGTCGGTCCAGCCGGGGGGCCACGCGACGGTGACGTCGGCGCCCGCGGTGCCCGAGGAGACGAAGAGCTCTGCACCCGACGCCGGATCCGCCCAGTGGATCTCGAAGGCGGCCGTCGGGTGCACCGCCGTGGTGTCCACGCGGACGTTGCCGCGCGGCTCGCCGAAGTACACCAGTGCCCCTCGGCCGTCCGGCAGCGTCGCCGCACTGACCGCGTCGGTGCTCTCGGGGGTGCCATAGCCGTCGGGGAGCAGGCGCCCGGCCGGCGTGTCCGCGGTGACCGGGGTGAGCTCAGCGTCGCCCTGGCGGGCGAGCAGCGAAGCGAGCGTCCCGATGTCCCGCGCGCTGTCGTCGGCGAGGGCTTCTTTCCAGCCATCGCTCACCCGCCACACGAAGGAGTGGCCGTATGAGAACCCGGCGGCGCCGGCGAACAAGGCGTGATACGCCTGGGCGCGGAGGGCGCGGCGGTCGAGCTGGGGCTCCCCCTCCCGCCCTGCGTAGTAGGCCTCCCAGAGGACGACGGGCCTGACCGTCTCCCGCGCATACTCTGCGGAGACTTGGGCGGCGGGGTAGGCGCCGCTGTACGCGGCGGAGATCGTGTACCAGGGCTCACCGCCGAAGTGCTCCTCCGCGGTCTTGCGCCGTGCCGTGTGGTACGACATCAGCTGAGGAACCGACGCGCCCTCCTGCAGCGCCCTCCCCATGACGTTCGTCGCTTCGACGCGGGACCCCCGGCCGAGGCCGCCGGGCACGCCCGCGGTGGACTGCTCAGTGGCATCCGGCTCGTTGTCGCCTCCCAGCAGCCACCAGATGTGGTCGAGATGCCCGTAGCGGTCCGCGAGGAAACTGCCGTAGCTGCCGGCGCGACGCGTGGTGAGGTGCCCGCGCCACCCATCGCCCCATCCGCCGTACCACGAGGGGACGAGGCAGGCCACGAGACCGAGGTCTCGACACTTCTGAAGGCACCAGTCGATGTGGCCCCAGTAGTCGTCCCCGTCGGCCGAGGTCTGCGGCGAGTCCAGCATCCCCGTTGCCGTGAACGGGGTGTGACCGTAGACGTTGTCAGCCTGCGGCGAGAAGTCCAGCACCGACATCTGCAGGGCGGTGTACCCGGTCTCCCGGCGCGCTGTCGCCAGTGTCTCGAAGTCCTCGCGCGTCATCCGGCTGGGGGCGTTCCATGCCGTGTCGGCGAGGTAGACGAACGGGCGGCCTTGCGCGTCAACGAACCCGCGACCGGTGTCGGAGACGCCGACGGGGAAGGACGTGCCAGGGCGTGCAGTGGCGGGAGGGGTGGCGCCGGGGGTCGTCGGCGCGAGCCCCGGCTCCTGGCTGCGCGCGATCGCCAGGCCCGCCAGCGCGGCGACGGCCACGCCGCCGGCCCCGATCAGCCCGTAGCGCAGCACGGTGCGGCGGTCGAACGTGCGTGGCGTGCCCGAGGGCGGCGTCGACGCTCGGGCATGCCCGACGCCCGCGCGCTCCCCCTGCGCTGATCGTCCCTGTCCGTCCCCATCCGGGTGTGAGATCACGGGACCATGCTAAGGGGAAGGCGGGCACGGCCGGCTTGACGGTCTTGCGGGGTGTGTCACGGATGTGTCCACGCCGACGAGTAGGTTGGAAGTGTCGTGCGGGAGCGTCCCTGACCGACCGAGGACACACCACCGGGTCCGCGCAGCGCTGCAGGAGGATCGATGGGCGAGATCGTGCTCGTCGCCGTGCTGGTCGCGGTGTGGGTCGTTCTCGGCCTGGGCGTGGCACTGGTGGTGGGCCGCGTCGTCCGCCGTGGCGACGAGGACAGTCGTTTCTTCGGCAGCTGGCACGCGCGTCGCACCGGCCAGGCCCCTCCGCGACGAGCCGATCGCCGCAGCGACGACAGAGACGGCTGACGGCCCCGCGCGGCTGCGCGCCCCGCCCGCGGCTCGCCTGCCGCGTCGCTCAGTCCGGGAGGAAGTACTGCTGCGCCAGCGGCGCGACCTCGAGGTCCTCGGCATCTTTCCGCGTCACCCAGCGGAGCTCGGCGATCTCGGCCGCGGGGCGTGGGCGCTGCGTGCCGATGTCGGCCGCGAAAACGTCGGCGACAACGACGAAGCCGGGTTCGTTCGCGGCGGCGGCGGTGTACGCGCCGAGCGGCTGCAGATCGTGGGGATCCACCCGCACTCCGATCTCCTCGGCGAGCTCGCGGCTGAGGGTCTCGTCCGGGGTCTCGCCCGGCTCGGGCTTGCCGCCGGGCTGCATGAAGGCCGTCGTGCCGGTCTTGCGCACCAGCAGCAGGCGCCCGTCGGCGTCGACGATCACGGCCGCCGACACGTGGATGCGGCGCGGTGAAAGGTCGTTGGCGGGTGTCACCCCGGCACGGTAACAGGTTTCACCCATCGGGCCCGTCGTAGAATTCCGTGTGCCCCCTGCCATACCCGCCCCGTCCGACGTGCCCTCGAGCGGGATCGATCCCGCCGACCTGCAGACCACCCTCAGGGTGCTGGCGGAGATGGACCGGGTCGATCAGAGCCACCCCGACTACATCGCCGTGCGCCAGGCCACCGCCGCCATGTTCAAGGCCGTGAAGAAGGTGCGCCGCCGCGAGATCCGCGACGCGATCGCGCAAGCCGACCGCGCTGTGGTCGCCGCCACCGCGACCGGCGCCCCCGACCGCATCGACGACGAGACCCGCGGCATCCCGATCTCGACCGCCACGACCGCCCCGACGGCGGGGACCCTCCTCAAGGCGCGGGGATGCTACATATGCAAGCAGCCCTACACCGTGGTCGATGCGTTCTACCACCAGCTGTGCCCTGCGTGCGCGGCCCTCAGCCACGCCAAGCGCGACGCGCGCACCGACCTCACGGGGCGCCGCGCGCTGCTGACCGGCGGCCGGGCCAAGATCGGCATGTACATCGCGTTGCGACTGCTGCGCGACGGAGCGCACACGACCATCACGACGCGCTTCCCGCGCGACGCGGTGCGCCGCTTCAGCAGCCTGCCGGATGCCGCGGACTGGCTGCACCGCCTGAAGATCGTCGGCATCGACCTGCGTGACCCCGCCCAGGTGATCGGGCTCGCCGACGATGTCGCCGCGGCCGGACCCCTGGACATCCTCATCAACAACGCCACGCAGACCGTGCGGCGCTCGCCCGGGGCTTATCAGCCCCTGGTGGATGCCGAATTGGCGCCGCTGCCCGATGGGCCGCTGCCCGAGCTCGTCACCTTCGGGCACACCAACGACCGTCATCCGCAGGCCCTGGAGCGCTCGGTCAGCGCCCACCCGATCCTGGCCGCAGCGGCATCCCGCGCCGATGAGCTCACCGAGCAGGCGATGACGGCGGGGTCGAGCTCGCTCGAGCGGCTCGCCGCCGGCACGGCGATCGACGCAGGCGGGCTCATCCCCGACCTCGAGAGCATCAACTCGTGGACCCAGCGCGTCGAGCAGGTCGATCCACTGGAGATGCTCGAGGTGCAGCTGGCCAACACCACCGCTCCTTTCTTGCTGGTGTCGCGGCTGCGGCCGTCGCTGGCGGCGAGCCCGGCGAGGCGCACGTACATCGTCAACGTCAGCGCGATGGAGGGCGTCTTCGGTCGCGGATACAAAGGCCCCGGGCACCCGCACACCAACATGGCCAAGGCCGCCGTGAACATGCTCACGCGCACCAGCGCGCGGGAGATGTTCGAGAGCGACGGCATCCTCATGACGAGCGTCGATACCGGATGGATCACCGATGAGCGCCCGCACCCCACCAAGGTTCGCCTCGCCGAAGAGGGGTTCCACGCTCCGCTGGACCTCGTCGACGGTGCTGCCCGGGTCTACGACCCGATCGTGCGCGGCGAGGCGGGCGAGGACCTGTTCGGGGTGTTCTTGAAGGATTACGCTCCCGGCTCATGGTGAACCTGCCCGCCCCGGGCCGGCGGGTCGTGGTGCGCTATCTGCTGCCGACGGGGCAGGCCACCGACGCCCTCGGCGAGCTGCTGAGTGCGGATGCCACGACGGTGGTGGTCGACGGCAAGCGCGGGGTCGAGCGCATCCCGCGCGGCGCGATCATCGCCGCGAAGGAGGTGCCGCCCCCGCCCGCACCGCGGGTACGACGGGCGCCGCGGGACTGACGCGCCGAGGCGTCGGGGACTCTTCTTAGGCTCCGGCATCCGTGCTAGACCGTACGCGTGAGCGCCTCCGCGTCGTCTATCGATCGGCCCGATGTAGACCTGGACCGGCGCCAGGTCTACATCATCTTCGGCGCCCTCCTGGCGGCCATGTTCCTGTCGGCGCTGGATCAGTCGGTCGTCAGCACCGCGTTGCCCACGATCGTGGGAGACCTCGGCGCCGCCGATGAGCAGGGATGGATCGTCACGGCGTACCTGCTCACCATCGCCATCGTCATGCCGATCTACGGCAAGGTCGGCGACCTCTTCGGCCGCCGCATCCCCTTTCTTCTCGCCATCGGCTTGTTCGTGGTCGGCTCCACCGGCTCGGCGCTCGCCGGCTCGTTCGAAGGCCTCATCGTCTGGCGGTCGCTGCAGGGACTGGGAGCGGGCGGGCTCGTGATCCTCTCGCAGGCGATCATCGCCGACATCGTCTCGGCGCGGGAGCGCGGCAAGCTCATGGGCCCGATGGGGGCGGTTTTCGGCGTCGCGACGGTGGCCGGCCCGCTGCTGGGCGGATGGCTGACGGCTGGCCCAGGATGGCGCTGGTGCTTCTGGCTCAACGTGCCGGTCGGGCTCGCGGCGCTGCTCATCGCGTGGTTCACGCTGAAGATCCCCGAGCACCGCAGTCGCCGCCGGTTCGACCTCGGCGGGGCGGTGATGCTGGCCGCCGCGACGGCCGGCATCGTGTTCCTCACCAGCTGGACCTCGCTGACCCACACCACGTCGTATGACTGGACGAGCCCCGGACTGCTGGCGCTCGCTGCCGCGACGGTGGCCGCGCTCATCGCGTTCCTGATCGTGGAGTCGAGGGCGGCCGATCCGCTCGTGCCACTGGACATCTTCCGCAGTCGCACCTTCGCCGTCGCCGCCACGCTCTCGCTCATCCTCGGGATCGCGATGTTCGCCGCGCTGACGTTCCTTCCCACCTTCCTGCAGATGGCCGAGGGGGCCAGCGCCACCGATTCAGGTCTGCTGATGCTCCCCATGACCGTGGGACTGATGATCACCGCGCTGGGGTCGGGCATGCTCATCACGCGCACGGGCCGCTACAAGGTGTTCCCGATAGCGGGATTCGGCATCGCGACCCTCGGCCTGCTGTGGCTCACCCAGCTCTCGGCCGATATGTCGATGGTCCTCTTCGGTGCGATGATCTTCGTGCTGGGTCTCGGGCTGGGCTTCGTGATGCAGACGCTCGTCATCGCGGCGCAGAACGCGGTGGACCCCCGACGCATCGGCGTGGCCACGTCGACCAACAACTTCCTGCGGGAGATCGGTGCGGCAGTGGGCACCAGCCTGTTCTCCACCGCCTTCACCGCCTCGCTGCGGGGCGATCTCGACCAGACGATCAGTCAGATCCCGCGGTCTCAGGTGCCGCCGGGTTTCGGCGCCGAGTCGCTGACCCCCTCGGCCGTGCGGGAGCTGCCGGCGGAGCTGCGCGACAGCGTCGTCCAGGCCTATGCCGACGCCCTCGGGACGTCGTTCTGGTACCTCGTTCCGCTCGGGGCAGCCGGATTCGTGGTGGCGTTCTTCCTCAAGGAGATCCGGCTCTCCGACAAGCCCGGCCTCGCTGCCCGCAGCGGAAGCTGACACTGTGTCGGTATCCATCGTCCGAAGCCCTGAAGCAGGAGTAGTGTGACCCGACGTGAACCAGGACACTGAGCGTTATCACCGGCTGCGCTGGTGGGGCCTGGCGGCCATCTCCGTCGCCGTGGCGCTGATCATCATGGACTCGACGATCGTCTCGGTCGCGGTCCCCAGCATCGTCGAGTCGCTCGATCTCACCACGACTGAGATCCAGTGGGTGCAGGAGGTGTACACGCTCGTCTTCGCCGCGCTGCTCATGGTGTGGGGGACGACGAGTGACCGCCTCGGGCGCCGCCGGCTGCTCGTCCTCGGAGTCGTGGTGTTCGTCGCCTCGAGCATCCTCTGCGCGTTCGCCGTCGACGGCACGTGGCTCATCGCCGCTCGCGCCCTGCAGGGCGTCGGCGGCTCGATGATCCTGCCGACGACCCTGGCTCTGCTCAACGCCACCTTCCGGGGCAAGGAGCGCGGCATCGCGTTCGCGGTCTGGGGCGCGACGATCGGGTCGATGGCCGCCGTGGGGCCGGTGCTCGGCGGCTGGCTCACCAGTGCGTTCTCGTGGCACTGGGCGTTCTGGATCAACCTGCCCTTCGGCATCCTCGTCATCATCGGGGTGATGATCTGTGTTCCCGAGTCCCGCCAGCGCGACGCCGAGCGCTTCAGCGATTGGATCGCCGTGGGCACCTCGGTGCTCGGGTTCGGCCTGCTCGTGTTCGCCCTCATCGAGGGCCGCGCCTACGGGTGGTGGGAGGCGACGGACTCGGCGCCGTTCAGCCTCGGCGGCTTCAGCGTGATTCCGGTGCTGTTCGTCCTCTCGCTCCTGGTGCTCGCCTCCCTGGTGTGGCGGGAGCGCAAGCGTGTGGCTGCGCGCAAGTCGGT contains:
- a CDS encoding SDR family oxidoreductase, producing the protein MPPAIPAPSDVPSSGIDPADLQTTLRVLAEMDRVDQSHPDYIAVRQATAAMFKAVKKVRRREIRDAIAQADRAVVAATATGAPDRIDDETRGIPISTATTAPTAGTLLKARGCYICKQPYTVVDAFYHQLCPACAALSHAKRDARTDLTGRRALLTGGRAKIGMYIALRLLRDGAHTTITTRFPRDAVRRFSSLPDAADWLHRLKIVGIDLRDPAQVIGLADDVAAAGPLDILINNATQTVRRSPGAYQPLVDAELAPLPDGPLPELVTFGHTNDRHPQALERSVSAHPILAAAASRADELTEQAMTAGSSSLERLAAGTAIDAGGLIPDLESINSWTQRVEQVDPLEMLEVQLANTTAPFLLVSRLRPSLAASPARRTYIVNVSAMEGVFGRGYKGPGHPHTNMAKAAVNMLTRTSAREMFESDGILMTSVDTGWITDERPHPTKVRLAEEGFHAPLDLVDGAARVYDPIVRGEAGEDLFGVFLKDYAPGSW
- a CDS encoding MDR family MFS transporter produces the protein MSASASSIDRPDVDLDRRQVYIIFGALLAAMFLSALDQSVVSTALPTIVGDLGAADEQGWIVTAYLLTIAIVMPIYGKVGDLFGRRIPFLLAIGLFVVGSTGSALAGSFEGLIVWRSLQGLGAGGLVILSQAIIADIVSARERGKLMGPMGAVFGVATVAGPLLGGWLTAGPGWRWCFWLNVPVGLAALLIAWFTLKIPEHRSRRRFDLGGAVMLAAATAGIVFLTSWTSLTHTTSYDWTSPGLLALAAATVAALIAFLIVESRAADPLVPLDIFRSRTFAVAATLSLILGIAMFAALTFLPTFLQMAEGASATDSGLLMLPMTVGLMITALGSGMLITRTGRYKVFPIAGFGIATLGLLWLTQLSADMSMVLFGAMIFVLGLGLGFVMQTLVIAAQNAVDPRRIGVATSTNNFLREIGAAVGTSLFSTAFTASLRGDLDQTISQIPRSQVPPGFGAESLTPSAVRELPAELRDSVVQAYADALGTSFWYLVPLGAAGFVVAFFLKEIRLSDKPGLAARSGS
- a CDS encoding NUDIX domain-containing protein; this translates as MTPANDLSPRRIHVSAAVIVDADGRLLLVRKTGTTAFMQPGGKPEPGETPDETLSRELAEEIGVRVDPHDLQPLGAYTAAAANEPGFVVVADVFAADIGTQRPRPAAEIAELRWVTRKDAEDLEVAPLAQQYFLPD
- a CDS encoding DUF4038 domain-containing protein, whose amino-acid sequence is MISHPDGDGQGRSAQGERAGVGHARASTPPSGTPRTFDRRTVLRYGLIGAGGVAVAALAGLAIARSQEPGLAPTTPGATPPATARPGTSFPVGVSDTGRGFVDAQGRPFVYLADTAWNAPSRMTREDFETLATARRETGYTALQMSVLDFSPQADNVYGHTPFTATGMLDSPQTSADGDDYWGHIDWCLQKCRDLGLVACLVPSWYGGWGDGWRGHLTTRRAGSYGSFLADRYGHLDHIWWLLGGDNEPDATEQSTAGVPGGLGRGSRVEATNVMGRALQEGASVPQLMSYHTARRKTAEEHFGGEPWYTISAAYSGAYPAAQVSAEYARETVRPVVLWEAYYAGREGEPQLDRRALRAQAYHALFAGAAGFSYGHSFVWRVSDGWKEALADDSARDIGTLASLLARQGDAELTPVTADTPAGRLLPDGYGTPESTDAVSAATLPDGRGALVYFGEPRGNVRVDTTAVHPTAAFEIHWADPASGAELFVSSGTAGADVTVAWPPGWTDAVLILRR
- a CDS encoding glycosyltransferase; the protein is MKIVHVTETLVGGVLAALLALSARQAALGHDVSVLYPVKATVPSSDELQARFHPDVHRVELAFRGRVSALQTLRRAIRRLGDDVDVVHLHSTFAGIAGRLGRVAPRGSVVAYSPHGFAFLRESSSRLSNVVALTLERVLEPQCEGLVLVSESEDAVARDRLRGSRRHVLRNGIPVDGLPMASGGASGLPLVVASGRLGEQKGPDRFADIARALAGRAEFVWIGDGSAEARERWIGDAPVRVTGWLPHDQVVAQLAASDVFLFPSRWEGMPISLMEAQVMGVPAVATDIVGNRDVIVDGETGYLCNDVDQMAAAVARLIDDPEERRRLARRARGVQPERLSDSALGPASIGIYQRMRQRTAGVSAAG